Genomic window (Caldinitratiruptor microaerophilus):
CCCGGCTTCAGTGGCCGTCTCGGGGGCCGGACTCCTCCGGGGTGGCCTCCGCAGCGTGCGGAGTGCGGATGACGTACTTGCAGGCGGGCTGGCCGTCGGCGATGCACTCGACACGCTCGACCTGATCGGTTCCGAGAACTGTCTTGAAGAACTTCAACTCATGCTTACACGCCTGTGGATACTTCCTTGAAACTGCGTGCACCGGGCAGTTGAATTCCCGTAGCACGAACTCCCCGGGGCCGTCGCCCTTCTCCCAGGAGGCGAGGTACCCGTTGGCCGCCTGGAGCTCGGCCAGCCGGGCTACCCGTTCCCGGACGTCCTTGCCCCGGGTCACCTGCGGCCCGTAGTTCTCCGTGAGGCGCTCCCAGCGGCGGGCGAAGAACTCGTCCACCATCCTCTGGTCCGGTGCCTGCTCCGCCATGAAGTCCACCATCTCCACGGCAAGGGTGCTGTACTTCTTGGGGAACAGGTCGTCCGCCGCCTCAGTGAGGGAGTAGAGCCGTGTGGGCCGGCCCATGGGCTGGCGCATCAGGGTGGACGTCACGAGATCGTCCCGCTCCAGGGCCGTCAGGTGGCGGCGTACGGCGACGTGGGTGATCCCGAGCCTCTCGCCCAGTTCGCTCACCGTAAGCGGACCGGCCGTCCGCAAAAGGTAGATGATCTCCCGCCGGGTGGAGCGGTCCTCGGAGGGTTCCACGTTGGAGACCACAGATCTCACGCTCCTTTCGCTACGTTGATTCTAACATAGTTAATCACTGGGGAAAGACCGCCACTTGAGCCATTTT
Coding sequences:
- a CDS encoding helix-turn-helix transcriptional regulator: MRSVVSNVEPSEDRSTRREIIYLLRTAGPLTVSELGERLGITHVAVRRHLTALERDDLVTSTLMRQPMGRPTRLYSLTEAADDLFPKKYSTLAVEMVDFMAEQAPDQRMVDEFFARRWERLTENYGPQVTRGKDVRERVARLAELQAANGYLASWEKGDGPGEFVLREFNCPVHAVSRKYPQACKHELKFFKTVLGTDQVERVECIADGQPACKYVIRTPHAAEATPEESGPRDGH